A region of Chitinophaga horti DNA encodes the following proteins:
- the gyrB gene encoding DNA topoisomerase (ATP-hydrolyzing) subunit B, with product MSEELVKAPTPSSGYDAGSIQVLEGLEAVRKRPAMYIGDIGIKGLHHLVYEVVDNSIDEALAGYCKNIEVSILEDDSIRVKDDGRGIPTGMHPKEGRSALEVVMTVLHAGGKFDKNTYKVSGGLHGVGVSCVNALSSILTVTVNREGKTFEQEYRQGTPQYAVREIGTSEITGTTVHFKPDEEIFKERTYNREILAGRLRELAYLNRKIRIILTDEREKDDNGSPLTEVFYSEGGIMEFVAMLDKNGRRNSLLPNPIYVETHEPNSNVAVEVALMYNDSFNEHIFSYVNNINTIEGGTHVAGFRRAITRVFKAYGDKNKLFEKTKVEVTGDDFREGLSAVISVKVPEPQFEGQTKTKLGNSDVMGVVDSAVAQVIDHYLEEHPKEAKIIINKVVLAAQAREAARKARQLVQRKSVMSGSGLPGKLADCSDNDPHRCELYLVEGDSAGGTAKQGRNRNFQAILPLRGKILNVEKAMEHKIYENEEIKNIFTALGVTIGTEEDDKALNLSKLRYHKLIIMTDADVDGSHIATLILTFVFRYMKDLVDQGYVYIAQPPLYLVKKGKEQEYAWNEDQRKAAVARLGSGKEDSVNIQRYKGLGEMNAEQLWDTTMDPEKRTLKQVTIESAAEADRVFSMLMGDEVPPRREFIESHAKYAKIDA from the coding sequence ATGAGTGAAGAACTAGTGAAAGCACCTACCCCCTCCAGCGGTTATGATGCGGGTAGTATTCAGGTATTAGAAGGATTGGAAGCAGTGCGTAAGAGGCCGGCGATGTATATCGGCGATATCGGTATTAAAGGTCTGCACCACCTTGTATACGAAGTAGTCGACAACTCCATAGATGAAGCGCTCGCAGGTTATTGTAAGAATATTGAAGTAAGCATATTGGAAGATGACTCTATCCGTGTGAAGGATGATGGTCGTGGTATTCCCACGGGCATGCACCCGAAAGAGGGTCGCTCCGCGCTGGAAGTGGTAATGACCGTACTGCACGCCGGTGGTAAATTTGACAAGAACACTTATAAAGTTTCCGGCGGTTTGCACGGTGTGGGTGTAAGTTGTGTGAACGCACTCAGCTCCATCCTGACCGTTACTGTAAACCGCGAAGGAAAAACTTTTGAACAGGAGTACCGCCAGGGTACACCGCAGTATGCCGTTCGTGAGATCGGCACCAGCGAGATCACTGGTACTACCGTTCATTTTAAGCCCGACGAAGAGATCTTCAAAGAAAGGACCTATAACCGCGAAATTCTCGCAGGCCGTCTGCGTGAGCTGGCCTACCTGAACCGCAAAATCAGGATTATTCTTACCGACGAGCGCGAGAAAGACGATAATGGCAGCCCGCTTACAGAAGTATTTTACAGCGAAGGCGGTATCATGGAATTCGTTGCGATGCTGGATAAAAACGGTCGCCGTAACAGCCTGTTACCGAACCCCATTTATGTGGAAACACATGAACCTAACTCCAACGTTGCTGTAGAAGTAGCGTTGATGTATAACGACTCTTTCAACGAGCACATTTTCTCCTACGTAAACAACATCAACACCATCGAAGGCGGTACCCACGTTGCGGGCTTCCGTCGCGCGATTACGCGTGTGTTCAAAGCGTACGGCGATAAAAATAAACTGTTTGAAAAAACAAAAGTAGAAGTAACCGGCGATGACTTCCGCGAAGGCCTGAGCGCTGTAATCAGCGTTAAAGTGCCAGAGCCGCAGTTCGAAGGGCAGACCAAAACCAAACTTGGTAACTCCGATGTAATGGGTGTAGTCGACAGCGCCGTTGCACAGGTGATTGATCATTACCTGGAAGAGCATCCAAAGGAAGCGAAGATCATTATCAATAAAGTGGTATTGGCTGCACAGGCGCGTGAAGCCGCCCGTAAAGCCCGCCAGCTCGTTCAGCGTAAAAGCGTAATGAGCGGAAGCGGCCTGCCGGGTAAACTGGCCGACTGTTCCGATAACGATCCGCACAGATGTGAGCTGTACCTTGTCGAAGGAGACTCGGCGGGTGGTACTGCTAAGCAGGGCCGCAACCGTAACTTCCAGGCGATCCTCCCGCTTCGTGGTAAGATCCTGAACGTGGAAAAAGCCATGGAACATAAGATCTACGAGAACGAAGAGATCAAAAACATCTTTACAGCACTGGGTGTAACCATCGGTACCGAAGAAGATGACAAAGCGCTGAACCTCAGCAAACTGCGTTATCACAAACTGATCATCATGACGGATGCCGACGTGGACGGTAGCCACATCGCCACATTGATCCTTACGTTCGTGTTCCGTTATATGAAAGACCTGGTAGACCAGGGTTACGTTTACATTGCTCAGCCACCGCTGTACCTGGTTAAGAAAGGTAAAGAGCAGGAGTATGCGTGGAACGAAGACCAGCGTAAAGCGGCTGTAGCCCGACTTGGTTCAGGTAAAGAGGATAGCGTGAACATCCAGCGTTATAAAGGTTTGGGTGAGATGAACGCCGAGCAGCTGTGGGATACCACCATGGACCCGGAAAAACGTACACTGAAACAAGTGACCATCGAAAGCGCTGCAGAAGCCGACCGTGTATTCAGCATGCTGATGGGTGATGAAGTACCTCCGCGCCGCGAGTTCATCGAGTCGCACGCGAAGTACGCGAAGATCGACGCTTAA
- the ileS gene encoding isoleucine--tRNA ligase — protein sequence MSSKYQEYSQLNLPQIEREILQAWEQQQIFEKSVDGRDGAEPFVFFEGPPSANGMPGIHHVISRAVKDLVCRYKTMQGFQVKRKGGWDTHGLPVEIGVEKMLGITKEDIGKKISIAEYNDTCRREVLKFKDKWDELTRKMGYWVDLQDPYITFDNNYIESLWWALKTLYNKGFLYKSVSIQPYSPAAGTGLSSAELNMPGTYKDVKDTTIVAMFKAVQSDKSQFLFDVAGNDQVFFLAWTTTPWTLPSNLGLTVGANIDYVLVKTFNQYTHLPIHIVMAKALLGKYFKADAENADFDAFKEGDKLIPWKVVSSFKGSELENIRYEQLLPYAQPEEGDSFRVLLGDFVTTEDGTGIVHTAPAFGADDNRVGKKYGIGILTLVDRQGKFTDNVGEFSGRYVKNYKSDPNFADVDVDIAIKLKKENRAFKVEKYEHTYPHCWRTDKPVLYYPLDAWFIKTTAVKDRMVELNKTINWKPASTGTGRFGNWLENMVDWNLSRSRFWGTPLPIWRTEDGTEEICIGSIEELNQHIRKANEVLGGDVNKNYLHEGILDLHKPYVDDIILVSPSGKPMKREPDLVDVWFDSGAMPYAQWHYPFENKEMVDAPSNAFPADFIAEGVDQTRGWFYTLHALGVMLFDSVAFKTVVSNGLVLDKEGNKMSKSKGNVVNPFDTLEQFGADATRWYLITNASPWDSVKFDSDGIKEAQRKIFSTLYNTYNFFAMYANLDKFSFKEAYIPLAERPEIDRWIISLLNTLVNKVNTSFDEYEPTQAGRAIQEFVDEHLSNWYVRLCRRRFWKGEYNQDKISAYQTLYECLEKIVQMMAPVSPFFSDWMFRNLNNVSGRVNAESVHLTNFPKGDVSSIDAELEERMQLAQDISSLVLSLRKKTNNKVRQPLQKVLIPVLDPHMQAQVQLIEHLIKSEVNVKSIEYLTETEGFIKKKIKANFKTLGSRMGARMKAVANAIAQFSQHDIATIEKTGEFGLMLDNDSVQILLSDVEIISEDIPGWTVANKGPLTVALDITITPELQDEGNARELVNRIQKIRKDSGFELTDRIDVKVAATDLLQSAILNFNNYICTEILADSLEIVPQLQEGIEIEVNELKFNVLVNKKS from the coding sequence ATGTCCAGCAAATACCAGGAATATAGCCAATTGAATTTACCACAGATAGAAAGAGAAATACTTCAGGCGTGGGAACAGCAGCAAATATTTGAGAAAAGCGTAGACGGTCGTGACGGTGCCGAACCTTTCGTATTCTTCGAAGGGCCGCCCAGCGCGAACGGTATGCCAGGTATTCACCACGTTATTTCCCGTGCGGTGAAGGATCTCGTTTGCCGGTACAAGACTATGCAGGGTTTCCAGGTGAAACGTAAAGGCGGTTGGGATACACATGGCCTGCCGGTGGAAATTGGGGTGGAAAAAATGCTGGGCATCACTAAAGAAGATATCGGTAAAAAGATCTCTATCGCAGAGTATAATGATACGTGTCGTCGTGAAGTATTGAAATTCAAAGATAAATGGGACGAACTCACCCGCAAAATGGGGTATTGGGTCGACCTGCAGGATCCTTATATTACCTTCGACAATAATTATATCGAGAGTCTTTGGTGGGCGCTTAAAACGCTGTATAACAAGGGCTTCCTCTATAAAAGCGTAAGCATCCAGCCGTACTCACCGGCCGCCGGTACCGGCCTCAGTTCTGCAGAATTGAACATGCCTGGTACTTACAAGGATGTGAAAGATACCACGATCGTAGCCATGTTTAAGGCGGTGCAGTCCGACAAGTCGCAGTTCCTGTTCGACGTTGCCGGTAACGACCAGGTGTTTTTCCTCGCCTGGACCACCACCCCCTGGACGCTGCCCTCCAACCTCGGCCTTACCGTAGGGGCGAACATTGATTATGTACTCGTAAAAACCTTCAACCAGTATACGCACCTGCCCATTCATATCGTGATGGCAAAGGCATTGTTGGGTAAGTATTTTAAGGCAGATGCCGAAAATGCTGATTTTGATGCGTTTAAAGAAGGGGACAAACTCATCCCATGGAAGGTCGTATCCTCCTTTAAAGGAAGTGAGCTGGAAAACATCCGTTACGAGCAGCTGCTGCCGTACGCGCAGCCTGAAGAAGGCGATTCGTTCCGTGTGCTACTCGGCGATTTTGTGACTACCGAAGACGGTACAGGTATCGTACACACAGCGCCTGCCTTTGGTGCAGACGATAACCGTGTAGGTAAAAAGTACGGTATCGGCATACTCACGCTGGTTGACCGCCAGGGTAAATTCACCGATAATGTAGGTGAGTTCTCCGGTCGCTACGTGAAAAACTATAAGAGCGACCCCAACTTCGCAGATGTGGATGTGGACATCGCCATCAAACTCAAAAAGGAAAACCGCGCCTTTAAAGTAGAGAAGTACGAACACACGTACCCACACTGCTGGCGTACGGATAAGCCCGTGTTGTATTACCCGCTGGATGCCTGGTTCATCAAAACAACAGCCGTTAAAGACCGCATGGTGGAATTGAATAAGACCATCAACTGGAAACCTGCTTCTACCGGTACGGGTCGTTTCGGCAACTGGCTCGAGAACATGGTGGACTGGAACCTAAGCCGCAGCCGTTTCTGGGGTACGCCGCTGCCAATCTGGCGCACGGAAGATGGTACGGAAGAAATCTGCATTGGCAGCATTGAGGAGCTGAACCAACACATCCGTAAAGCAAACGAAGTGCTCGGCGGCGATGTAAATAAGAACTACCTGCACGAAGGCATCTTGGACCTCCACAAGCCTTACGTAGACGATATTATACTGGTGAGCCCGTCAGGCAAACCGATGAAGCGTGAGCCAGACCTGGTAGACGTTTGGTTCGACAGTGGGGCGATGCCTTATGCACAATGGCATTATCCGTTCGAAAATAAAGAAATGGTGGACGCACCTTCTAATGCGTTCCCTGCCGACTTTATTGCTGAGGGTGTGGACCAGACGCGTGGTTGGTTTTACACATTGCATGCGCTCGGTGTTATGCTGTTCGACAGTGTAGCATTCAAGACTGTTGTTTCCAATGGCCTGGTGCTGGACAAAGAGGGTAACAAGATGAGTAAGAGCAAGGGTAACGTGGTAAATCCGTTCGATACGCTGGAGCAATTCGGCGCGGACGCTACCCGTTGGTACCTTATTACCAACGCATCGCCCTGGGACAGTGTGAAGTTCGACAGCGACGGCATTAAGGAAGCGCAGCGTAAGATCTTCTCTACCTTATACAATACTTATAACTTCTTCGCGATGTACGCCAACCTGGATAAGTTTAGCTTCAAAGAGGCATACATTCCGTTGGCGGAGCGTCCGGAAATTGACCGTTGGATCATTTCCCTGCTTAACACGTTGGTTAACAAAGTAAACACATCTTTCGACGAATACGAGCCAACCCAGGCGGGCCGTGCTATACAGGAGTTTGTAGACGAGCACCTGAGCAACTGGTACGTGCGTCTTTGCCGCCGCCGTTTCTGGAAAGGGGAGTACAATCAAGATAAGATTAGTGCTTACCAGACCTTGTATGAATGCCTGGAAAAGATCGTACAAATGATGGCGCCGGTTTCACCATTCTTCTCCGACTGGATGTTCCGCAACCTGAACAATGTGAGCGGCCGCGTAAATGCCGAGTCCGTACATCTGACCAACTTCCCGAAAGGTGACGTTTCGTCCATCGATGCGGAGCTGGAAGAGCGTATGCAGCTGGCGCAGGACATATCCTCCCTGGTATTGTCGCTTCGTAAGAAGACCAATAACAAGGTAAGGCAGCCCCTGCAGAAAGTATTGATCCCTGTACTTGACCCTCATATGCAGGCGCAGGTGCAGCTGATCGAACACTTGATAAAAAGTGAGGTGAATGTTAAAAGTATTGAGTATCTTACCGAAACCGAGGGTTTCATAAAGAAAAAGATCAAGGCTAACTTTAAGACCCTGGGTAGCAGGATGGGCGCCAGAATGAAAGCAGTTGCAAACGCCATTGCGCAATTTTCCCAGCACGACATTGCTACTATCGAGAAAACAGGTGAATTTGGCTTAATGCTTGACAATGATAGCGTTCAGATATTGTTATCTGACGTTGAAATCATTTCCGAAGATATCCCCGGATGGACGGTAGCCAATAAAGGTCCACTGACAGTAGCCCTTGATATTACCATTACACCCGAATTACAGGACGAAGGAAATGCCCGTGAGTTGGTAAACCGGATACAAAAAATCCGGAAGGACAGTGGTTTTGAACTGACGGACAGGATAGACGTGAAGGTAGCCGCAACGGACCTGCTGCAATCGGCGATTCTTAACTTTAATAACTATATTTGCACGGAAATTTTGGCAGACAGTTTGGAAATTGTGCCGCAATTACAGGAAGGAATAGAAATTGAAGTTAACGAACTGAAATTTAATGTATTAGTTAACAAAAAAAGCTAG
- a CDS encoding glycosyltransferase translates to MISIVIPVLNEGSTIRQVIRTIRKTSRKIEIIVVDDNSSDNSVEEALKEKVRVITSSQRGKGVSMREGMMAAKHDIVAYVDGDILTYPDNIVELLTDPIVNDEADFCKSFFERQAGRVTKLVAKPLLSILFPELEHFQQPLSGMIAARKSFLSQIKFENDYGVDIGILIDMHLSGARIAEVNIGRVENAMQTWEQLSKMSREVSRTILHKAESIPQQNLETLGNINIIREQMEYAILESIDKLQKMVIFNLDETIFQQSYLYLAAAVFDKEESLVQILHHYQDPMSILTRSAALFQDRNLAELLEVADNIPVTSDIRSVVKALKKRGYVVGLVTDGFECVAQHMKNKLGMDFAFANRLHLFHSVATGELTVPEFFLSQDEVPVYDRRHLLTYVQTKYHIPPQNIIYVGNGAMDVEMLRESGIGVAFDPQDEEVVAVADKVIRGEHLAPLLEIAQAGPDKLKPKVKTRARRIGVGSLICLASAGLLYLAVRALKSEPEPQVC, encoded by the coding sequence ATGATATCAATTGTAATTCCCGTGCTCAATGAAGGAAGTACCATCAGGCAGGTAATCAGAACGATCAGGAAAACATCCAGGAAGATAGAGATCATCGTGGTGGACGACAACTCCTCCGACAATTCGGTGGAAGAAGCGCTGAAGGAAAAAGTGCGGGTGATTACGAGCAGCCAGCGGGGCAAAGGTGTGAGTATGCGCGAAGGGATGATGGCGGCGAAACATGACATTGTAGCGTATGTAGATGGAGACATTCTTACTTATCCCGATAACATTGTTGAACTGCTCACCGATCCGATTGTGAATGATGAAGCAGATTTTTGTAAATCGTTTTTCGAGCGACAGGCAGGCCGCGTAACTAAACTGGTAGCCAAACCATTGTTAAGCATTCTCTTTCCCGAGCTTGAACATTTTCAACAACCACTCAGCGGCATGATCGCCGCCCGCAAATCGTTTCTCTCGCAAATCAAATTCGAGAATGATTATGGAGTGGATATCGGCATCCTGATCGATATGCATCTCAGCGGCGCGCGCATCGCGGAAGTAAATATCGGTCGGGTGGAAAATGCGATGCAAACGTGGGAACAACTTAGTAAAATGTCGCGCGAGGTATCACGTACAATTTTACACAAAGCGGAAAGCATTCCGCAGCAAAACCTCGAAACGCTCGGCAACATCAACATCATCCGCGAGCAAATGGAGTACGCGATTTTGGAGAGTATCGACAAGCTGCAAAAGATGGTGATCTTTAACCTGGACGAAACCATTTTCCAGCAAAGTTACCTTTACCTGGCGGCGGCTGTTTTCGATAAGGAAGAATCGCTGGTGCAAATCTTACATCATTACCAGGACCCGATGTCTATTCTTACGCGCAGTGCCGCTCTGTTCCAGGACCGGAATCTCGCAGAGCTGCTGGAAGTGGCGGACAACATACCCGTAACGAGCGATATTCGCAGTGTGGTGAAAGCATTGAAGAAACGTGGTTATGTAGTGGGATTGGTGACTGACGGATTCGAGTGTGTTGCGCAGCATATGAAAAACAAACTGGGAATGGACTTCGCATTTGCCAATCGCCTGCATCTGTTTCACAGCGTGGCCACCGGCGAACTGACCGTCCCCGAATTTTTCCTTTCGCAGGATGAAGTGCCTGTATATGACAGGCGGCACCTGTTGACGTATGTGCAAACAAAATATCACATTCCGCCGCAAAATATTATCTATGTAGGTAATGGTGCGATGGATGTGGAGATGTTGCGCGAATCGGGCATTGGTGTAGCTTTTGATCCACAGGATGAGGAAGTAGTAGCCGTGGCCGATAAAGTAATTCGTGGCGAACACCTGGCCCCCTTACTGGAAATAGCGCAAGCCGGGCCGGATAAGTTGAAGCCGAAAGTCAAAACCCGCGCACGCCGCATTGGTGTAGGCAGCCTCATTTGCCTGGCTTCTGCGGGCTTGCTATACCTGGCCGTGCGTGCACTTAAGAGTGAGCCAGAGCCACAAGTTTGTTAA
- a CDS encoding SIMPL domain-containing protein, with product MTMTASAQTITNTPPVKKIEVNASAEIEITPDEIYFNISLREYMKTKTAKVDISTLEAQLQKAVQAAGIPKENFTIENVYGYNGTQWWKKKKVTEEFMARKQYRLKLADLKKINGVLAGVDEEGIESVNIASFNHSKMEEYRKQVKINAIKAAKTKAEYLAAAADEKLDGVLEIQEIPTDSYADARPMVAFANSRMAGDAVPQSDIDVKTIKIRGEMRVVYKIK from the coding sequence ATGACCATGACAGCAAGCGCTCAGACTATTACCAACACCCCGCCGGTAAAAAAGATTGAAGTAAATGCATCGGCCGAAATCGAGATCACACCCGATGAGATCTATTTCAATATCTCCCTGCGAGAGTACATGAAAACCAAAACTGCCAAGGTAGATATTTCTACCCTTGAAGCCCAGCTCCAGAAAGCCGTACAGGCGGCCGGTATTCCGAAAGAGAACTTCACTATCGAGAATGTATATGGCTATAACGGCACACAGTGGTGGAAAAAGAAAAAGGTAACAGAAGAATTTATGGCCCGCAAACAATACCGCCTCAAACTGGCCGATCTGAAAAAGATCAATGGCGTCCTGGCCGGTGTTGATGAAGAAGGTATTGAAAGCGTAAACATTGCTTCTTTCAACCACAGCAAAATGGAAGAATACCGTAAGCAGGTTAAAATAAACGCGATCAAAGCCGCTAAAACTAAAGCCGAATACCTGGCAGCAGCTGCTGATGAAAAACTGGACGGTGTGCTGGAAATCCAGGAGATACCTACCGATAGCTATGCAGACGCCCGCCCGATGGTAGCTTTCGCCAATTCCCGCATGGCCGGCGACGCTGTTCCACAATCTGACATTGACGTAAAAACGATCAAGATTCGTGGTGAGATGCGTGTAGTATACAAAATCAAATAA
- a CDS encoding TraR/DksA family transcriptional regulator produces the protein MQTVSYQPEFTKSVLDQPDAAVGPVYRYSDSELTEFKEIILKKLDAAKKELVYLQGLITRKDEAGTDDTENKYMSMEDGSGSQEREQLNQMASRQIQFIDHLEKALMRIENKTYGICRVTGKLIDKARLKAVPHATLSIEAKLAKSK, from the coding sequence ATGCAGACAGTATCATACCAGCCAGAATTTACCAAGTCTGTACTCGACCAGCCTGATGCTGCAGTAGGTCCCGTTTACCGCTATAGCGATTCAGAGCTTACTGAGTTCAAAGAGATCATCCTGAAGAAACTGGATGCCGCCAAGAAAGAACTGGTGTACCTGCAAGGCCTCATTACCCGTAAAGACGAAGCGGGTACTGATGATACCGAAAACAAGTACATGAGCATGGAAGACGGCAGCGGATCGCAGGAACGTGAGCAGCTGAACCAAATGGCCAGCCGCCAGATCCAGTTCATCGATCACCTGGAAAAAGCCCTGATGCGTATTGAAAACAAAACTTACGGCATCTGTCGCGTTACCGGTAAACTGATCGACAAAGCGCGCCTGAAAGCGGTGCCGCATGCAACATTGAGCATAGAGGCGAAACTCGCCAAAAGCAAATAG
- a CDS encoding helix-turn-helix domain-containing protein, whose protein sequence is MKELQDILMLAIQQPAMNDQLKLAESDAVAVPDCLDFTLQRFTYDRPLPVEDVAMVVYQPAKRGQSAAIELRYCVAGSKYCTNPGCTDQVCAGGNKHDKETCNERVPSVDMITVRFQPGFIQSLQKGNTNSTLFELQSKKPFVKTITPCTKSKKVLEKMVHHNYEGILKNIFLQSKALELLLFSSDQFIQNDTDERYGCRFLTQMEDREKINKARDILLEQLDAPITIRDLARRVAMNECYLKKGFKATYGTTIYDYFQKERMEKAKGLLYEKGLSVSEVAIMMGYSCISHFSTAFKKHTGLKPCELLLR, encoded by the coding sequence ATGAAAGAATTACAGGACATATTGATGCTTGCGATCCAGCAGCCAGCCATGAACGATCAGCTGAAGCTGGCCGAATCGGACGCCGTGGCGGTGCCTGACTGTCTGGATTTTACGTTACAACGATTTACGTACGACCGGCCGCTGCCGGTGGAAGATGTGGCGATGGTAGTTTACCAGCCGGCAAAAAGGGGCCAGTCCGCTGCGATCGAGCTGCGTTATTGCGTGGCCGGAAGTAAGTATTGCACGAATCCCGGATGTACCGACCAGGTATGCGCCGGTGGTAATAAACACGATAAAGAAACCTGTAATGAACGTGTGCCTTCGGTGGATATGATCACCGTTCGTTTTCAGCCAGGTTTTATCCAGTCATTACAGAAAGGCAATACCAATTCTACACTATTCGAATTACAATCCAAGAAGCCTTTCGTGAAAACCATCACACCTTGCACCAAGTCTAAAAAAGTGTTGGAAAAGATGGTGCATCACAATTACGAAGGCATCCTGAAAAATATATTCCTGCAAAGCAAAGCACTCGAGTTATTGCTTTTCAGTTCCGACCAGTTTATTCAGAACGATACCGACGAGCGTTATGGTTGTCGCTTCCTTACGCAAATGGAGGACCGCGAAAAGATCAATAAGGCCCGCGACATCCTGCTGGAGCAACTGGATGCCCCTATCACTATTCGTGATCTGGCGCGTCGTGTAGCCATGAACGAGTGTTACCTGAAAAAAGGCTTCAAAGCTACTTACGGTACCACCATTTACGACTACTTCCAAAAAGAGCGTATGGAAAAGGCCAAGGGCCTGTTATATGAAAAAGGTCTTTCCGTTTCCGAAGTGGCGATCATGATGGGTTATTCCTGCATCTCCCACTTTTCTACGGCCTTTAAAAAGCATACGGGCCTCAAGCCTTGCGAATTATTATTGCGATAA
- a CDS encoding ABC transporter ATP-binding protein, with the protein MKVFRRLLQFATPLHHFLPEYLIYTFFGIIFGMLNFTMLIPLLDAIFKTKEDKVPVTVLPEFSVSDLKDFLTGTFEYYNNIITAEHGSIWALGFVCAIIVVAAIFANISRYLASRVMGRLRMKILERMRNDVYARLSHQSLAFYHKRQKGQILSTLTNDAQEVENSVVNSIQVFLRDPFIIIGYFAVLFMLSTKLTLFTIIFFPISGALIGYISKQLKNKSRYSQEMLGKILNVSEETIGGIRIVQGFTAESFMQRKLAYINKQFSRVSRSMFNQREMASPVSEVLGIGVVVVLVMYGGSLILSGDTSELSAAAFITYLALYSQILQPAKNISNAITTMQRGLVAAERIYEVLDEPITITEKANAQPVQSFADSISYQNMSFRYDDQHEVLRNINLDIKKGKMIALVGRSGAGKSTMVDLLPRFYDVTEGAIKIDGKDVRDLKLTDLRQLMGIVSQEAILFNETVFNNIAFGQPDADREAVMQAAKIANAHEFIKDLENGYDTNIGDRGLKLSGGQRQRLTIARAIFKNPPILILDEATSALDTESEKLVQDALNKLMQNRTSIVIAHRLSTIQHADEIIVMEKGEIVERGPHETLLQQNGIYKKLVEMQEFK; encoded by the coding sequence ATGAAAGTTTTCAGGCGGCTGCTGCAATTTGCCACTCCCTTACATCACTTTTTACCGGAATACCTGATATATACCTTTTTCGGCATCATCTTCGGCATGCTGAACTTCACCATGTTAATCCCTTTGCTGGATGCCATCTTCAAAACAAAAGAAGATAAGGTGCCGGTAACCGTGCTGCCGGAGTTTTCTGTCAGCGATCTCAAAGACTTCCTCACAGGTACGTTCGAATATTATAACAATATCATTACTGCTGAACATGGCTCCATATGGGCGCTGGGCTTTGTATGCGCCATCATTGTGGTAGCAGCGATCTTCGCAAACATATCCCGTTACCTGGCTTCGAGGGTGATGGGTAGGCTGAGAATGAAAATCCTGGAAAGGATGCGCAACGATGTATACGCGCGGCTCTCTCATCAGTCACTGGCATTCTATCATAAACGCCAGAAGGGCCAGATTTTATCAACACTCACCAATGATGCACAGGAAGTAGAAAACTCGGTCGTAAACTCTATACAGGTGTTCCTGCGGGATCCGTTTATCATTATCGGGTACTTCGCCGTATTGTTTATGCTGTCCACCAAACTTACGCTGTTCACGATCATCTTCTTCCCTATCTCCGGTGCGTTGATCGGTTATATATCCAAACAACTGAAAAATAAAAGCCGTTATAGCCAGGAAATGCTGGGTAAAATATTGAACGTATCAGAAGAAACGATTGGCGGCATCCGCATCGTACAAGGCTTTACGGCCGAATCATTCATGCAGCGCAAACTGGCTTATATCAACAAACAATTTTCACGTGTAAGCCGCTCGATGTTCAATCAGCGCGAAATGGCCTCCCCCGTGTCCGAAGTGTTAGGCATCGGTGTAGTAGTTGTATTGGTGATGTACGGTGGTAGCCTGATCTTATCCGGCGACACCAGTGAACTTAGCGCGGCCGCATTTATCACCTACCTCGCCCTGTATTCACAGATATTGCAGCCTGCTAAAAATATTTCTAACGCGATTACGACGATGCAGCGCGGCCTCGTGGCAGCAGAGCGTATTTACGAAGTGCTCGACGAGCCGATTACGATCACAGAGAAAGCGAATGCGCAACCGGTGCAATCGTTCGCCGACAGCATTTCTTACCAGAACATGTCGTTCCGCTACGACGATCAGCACGAAGTATTACGCAACATTAATCTCGATATAAAGAAAGGAAAAATGATTGCGCTTGTAGGTCGTAGTGGTGCGGGCAAATCCACCATGGTCGACCTTTTGCCGCGTTTCTATGATGTAACGGAAGGCGCCATCAAAATAGATGGAAAAGATGTGCGTGATCTTAAGTTGACAGACTTACGTCAGCTGATGGGCATCGTATCGCAGGAAGCGATCTTGTTCAATGAAACGGTGTTTAACAACATCGCTTTCGGTCAGCCCGATGCAGATCGGGAAGCAGTGATGCAGGCAGCAAAGATTGCCAATGCGCACGAATTCATCAAAGATCTTGAAAACGGCTACGATACCAACATCGGTGATCGCGGCCTGAAACTCAGTGGTGGTCAGCGTCAGCGCCTCACTATCGCAAGAGCGATCTTCAAAAACCCGCCGATCTTAATTCTCGACGAAGCCACATCAGCACTCGATACCGAATCAGAAAAACTCGTGCAGGACGCATTGAACAAACTCATGCAAAACCGCACCAGCATTGTAATTGCCCACCGTTTATCTACTATTCAGCATGCGGATGAAATTATCGTCATGGAGAAAGGTGAGATCGTTGAACGTGGCCCGCACGAAACATTATTACAACAAAACGGCATCTACAAAAAACTGGTAGAAATGCAGGAATTTAAGTAA